From Aliarcobacter butzleri, the proteins below share one genomic window:
- a CDS encoding HD-GYP domain-containing protein, translating into MDKKKQMVFNLNNFLLAMSNILDFKEFDLKNTKLNHFKRVSYIALNLGIKFNFEPKIMADLCSLTLVYTLKKNDLEKLPFLNGKEFLENSLIKEIIDFSSKLDKMFNLDDNQIENRVKAIEFVKENKENFSNELINNFLEVSSQISFWLDLQYENEILMYIYSSLHDFTTVSDFEEILNLTTIFHKLENKNSQLLQRANIITDEFNFEHKDKQIFLIATSLQNIGKMMIPSSILNKKEKLSSSELEIIKSYPYHTKRVLSSIMGFTDILSLVIKVQERLDGSGYIYGFEAKSLSLKDRLLISLVIYNALREDRSYRNAFSHEEAIKIMENEAKIGKIDESLIGIFDNVFK; encoded by the coding sequence ATGGATAAGAAAAAACAGATGGTATTTAATTTAAACAATTTTCTTTTAGCAATGAGTAATATCTTAGATTTTAAAGAGTTTGATTTAAAAAATACTAAATTAAATCATTTTAAAAGAGTTTCTTATATAGCTCTAAATTTAGGAATAAAATTTAATTTTGAACCTAAAATAATGGCAGATTTATGCTCTTTAACTTTGGTTTATACTTTAAAAAAAAATGATTTAGAGAAATTACCTTTTTTAAATGGAAAAGAATTTTTAGAAAATAGTTTGATAAAAGAGATTATAGATTTCTCTTCAAAGTTAGACAAGATGTTTAATTTAGATGATAATCAAATAGAAAATAGAGTTAAAGCAATAGAATTTGTAAAAGAGAATAAAGAAAATTTTTCAAATGAATTAATAAATAATTTTTTAGAAGTTTCATCACAAATATCTTTTTGGTTGGATTTACAATATGAAAATGAGATTTTGATGTATATTTATTCATCTTTACACGATTTTACGACGGTTTCAGATTTTGAAGAAATTTTAAATTTAACAACTATATTTCATAAATTAGAAAATAAAAACTCACAACTTCTTCAAAGAGCAAATATAATAACAGATGAATTTAATTTTGAACATAAAGATAAACAAATATTTTTAATAGCTACATCTTTACAAAATATTGGAAAAATGATGATTCCAAGTTCCATTTTAAATAAAAAAGAGAAACTATCTTCAAGTGAGTTAGAAATTATAAAATCATATCCTTACCATACAAAAAGAGTTTTAAGTTCAATTATGGGATTTACAGATATTTTATCTCTTGTAATAAAAGTACAAGAAAGATTAGATGGAAGTGGTTATATTTATGGATTTGAAGCTAAAAGTTTAAGTTTAAAAGATAGGTTATTAATTTCTTTAGTAATTTATAATGCTTTAAGAGAAGATAGAAGTTATAGAAATGCTTTTAGTCACGAAGAAGCAATAAAAATTATGGAAAATGAAGCAAAAATAGGCAAAATTGATGAAAGTTTGATTGGAATTTTTGATAATGTTTTTAAATAA
- a CDS encoding rhodanese-like domain-containing protein, with amino-acid sequence MIKIVLGSTVLASLIFAADLQTSGVEVTYKNSKDENKTVTIKREKKEECKDVGFDPKVVYGGEHQASESVNANCKRAFVTYMGKISPMKYSDKVETFGEVEVLEFIEKAKTNKNMMLVDSRTENWFYHETIPSAVNIPYIYMKQSQYPDEFEEYVEMLGVKKVNGKYDFSNAKTILMFCNGAWCGQSPESMKALTAIGYPEEKLKWYRGGMQSWLSLGLTTVKP; translated from the coding sequence ATGATTAAAATAGTTTTAGGAAGTACAGTGCTAGCAAGTCTTATATTTGCTGCTGATTTACAAACAAGTGGTGTAGAAGTAACTTATAAAAATTCAAAAGATGAGAATAAAACAGTTACAATAAAAAGAGAAAAAAAAGAAGAGTGCAAAGATGTAGGTTTTGACCCAAAAGTTGTATATGGGGGAGAACATCAAGCCTCTGAGAGTGTAAATGCAAATTGTAAAAGAGCATTTGTAACATATATGGGTAAAATTTCACCTATGAAATATTCTGATAAAGTTGAAACTTTTGGAGAAGTTGAAGTTTTAGAGTTTATAGAAAAAGCTAAAACAAATAAAAATATGATGTTAGTAGATTCAAGAACTGAAAATTGGTTTTACCATGAAACTATTCCAAGTGCTGTAAATATCCCTTATATTTACATGAAACAATCTCAATATCCAGATGAGTTTGAAGAGTATGTAGAGATGTTAGGTGTAAAAAAAGTAAATGGAAAATATGACTTTTCAAATGCAAAAACTATCCTAATGTTTTGTAATGGAGCTTGGTGTGGACAATCACCTGAATCTATGAAAGCTTTAACAGCTATTGGTTATCCAGAAGAAAAGTTAAAATGGTATAGAGGCGGAATGCAGTCTTGGTTAAGTTTAGGGCTTACAACTGTAAAACCTTAA